The DNA region AGTAATTAAATAAGTGTATCATTTATATAACTATTTCAcagtatatttattaatctatacagtaaaataaataaattgtgaAAATATGGATATTCATAGGAATTtggtatataataattaaatgtttgttttttcatcGGTTTATAATGATCATTagtgttattatttatacttgttattatagtatattaaatattttatgtaatatgctgtgattattgttattttaatttagaatatgtaataatatattgcaCACAGTATTAGATGATTCTTTAGATAATTTACAAGGTATGGGATTTACTGTGAATTCGTAAAATATTGCATTAATCATATATACAACTAAATAGTTCAATTTActttatatgaaaattctttaaatttacgttacatatattattaattgtaataatgataaattttattataaattaattatatcataattttatgatataataaaatacgtATGTTCgtatactatatataatCAATTATATTTCTCCATTTTATCTTGGTATAAGAATTTCCGTTTATTATTAACTAATATATTAGTTTgagaaataataatatatattatttagtcatgaatattataataattatcttTATATTGTCAgccttttaaatttaaatgagataagaaataatatgaaaaatgaaaattaacactttttaaattataatatagtGTTCAGAAATTAATTCATTGATACATTAAGAATAATAGAAACTTATTAGAATgatatacattaattttcATACATTATTCATAAATGGTATATCGTTACTGTAATAaagttttaatataatatatctgttaaaatgattttaatatttaattatttctatGGTTATAATTGTATATAAGTATTTATTTAACtgatatatgcatttatctAGAATTATTTCTTTTGTAAAAGATtattaggaaaaaatggtaaaaataacatttcatTAAATGTATTACTAATTATATCGTACACTTTAATAAATGATATGTGTATGCACTTGTAATATTtctaatatattattacatattatgtcaagtaatataaatttttaataaataattataacgTAGATTATaaatcattaattttttaacataataaatttatatatttttttattgtgtaTTATTCACATTTGCATTAGTTTTTATTGtcattattttgttttatttttttttgagaattatattacttaaaattataattgcTCAAATATATCATTCACTGATGTCGAATAAAATGATACATAGTAGATATATTCCactataaataaaaaaagtaatggtaaaaaaatttgagaggctattttttaatataatttaagaAATTATATTCTAATATtgactttttattttaattgtatTCTAATTAAAATTAGAAATACATTATCTACgtatatgaataataaaatattttcgtgaaaaaatataattatctAGCATAAAACAtacctaatttttttaacataatattttttgcgaaaatattttatttgtttattaaattttaaaaagattaataaatgaattatgATCTAAATCGCTAATAATTTAGAAATTGTGTAATTTtgatattaattataatttataaatttttccagaaaattatatattttaccacATAAGTCTTATcgtataaattatatgataaCATATATGTTTAATTCTCCATTCACTCCGTGTTTCTTAAACTCTGtatttatgataattttaatatattacgaaataattatttatattttaataattcttaCTATTGTGAATTCTTTAAAatcatttatttgaaaaggatccatattaaattttcatgATATAAATTGAATGCTGTtttattagaataaatatatataaatgaaattcCTCTATGtatagtaaataaataataaatgtacaaTTAATTTACAAAGATGtcatgtaaaattttattttatttttgcgttAATACTCAATATGTGTAcgtttaatatatatatatgtacataatcACATCAAtcgttaaaaaataatgtatatgtaaatacGTGAGAATaaagtataaataaaataaatatttacctTGGCTaacattcaaaaaaatgtagtagTTTTGAACGTTTCTATATCGTATATTTGTCTTaaaggaataaataaaaggttGTTATATGCACGGTCGTTTAAATTAGAAAATACTTCTAGTAAAATATGAATgagtttttttataatttttatagttgCCGATTACATAACTTGCCGAGAATTAGTTCAATATGTTTTATGAATTTGCGACTAACTAATTATCAGTAGatgataattttataatttttatatattgttatataacTTATATAGAATGATATAACGCTtctcaaaaataaatgcgaacgatatgaagaaaatttttatcacatGAGTTATAACCCTAATTATATCTGATAAAGAAAACATAGCAATGAATGTTTTTATgatcttttattttgtgatactttttaaataattcagagtatatatatattaatgtacattttttgtaaatatgatataatttaGTCTTAAATGTGTCGTCAGCATAGTACTTAATATAATTACCTTTCTGTTGGTTCTTAAATGactattttatgttttatcaATTTAGAAGTTcgtttataaattatttaaccaTAAGTTAATGTATTAAAGATGGATATTAATATTGGCTTTGATGCATCCTTTCCTTGTAAAGTGGTTAGTAGAATAACAGAGgttataatgtttttttttaaatctgttATTTTGACGTTTcctttatattatttgttaatgTTATAAGAAGAATTTTGATTCAAGTTAGTTTTATAGTAAATTAGAACTTAgtattatcttttttaagGTGTATTCAtctaaattattttataagcCGTGAAAGGCAAATATTTACAGATATGTTAtgacataaattaaaaaaatattttatttcagtTTTagagaataaaaacaaataaatgtgttCAAATAAACACTATAGAGAAACAATtcattatgtatatttttgatataaacaatatattatatttcaaaaaaaataagaaatacTTCAACTTAATTACTATatgtactaaaaaaaatgtaacagtATATAAAATCGTAACCATGCTTCCAAAAGTATGTatgatttataatttaataatagaTACAGTATGATTTACTGTTACAAGGTGATTACAATGGAGTAGcccaaatggaaatatataattttataacattGAATGCTTAACAATGCTTGTTATCATTGATAAGCTTATTTAAccaggaaacaaaaaaaaagttaaaaaaattaccaaaaaattttagTTCTTATTTAATGTTTAATGAGTTACATAAATgatctattttttaataggaATATTGATGACTATGATGAATATTCAAAAGCACTATATGAAAATGGGATTCTTCTTTGTTCACTTTCAGTTGAAGGTTGCTGTAGTACCCTCTGTATCTTTTCATTCAtatcattttgcttcttccgtttttttttagtaaaaatagTCCGCAAAGGAGTgtactgtaaaaaaaaaaaattggtaacataataatgtaattattatatataattaaaagtgTATGAATAACTTTTTcaatgtaataaattttagttTACCTTCATAAGAAGTATCAACAACAGAATAATTATCAATGGTACTACAgtgtttataatatattttttatatgttgtTATCAGGTTGATTACACTAGTGTATTCgtcaatatatttttcgctGTGTTCTACTTCCTCTGAATACCCATCTGAACGTGAACTTTTACTACTCGTTAATGAATTAGTAGAAACGCCATCTGCATTACGTGTACctgtaattttattatatttttgtatatatgtaatgtaGTGCAtatcataaatatgaaaatttcattttttagtaGGATCTCCTTAGAGAGGCAATTGATCCTGAACAGACTGCGATTCTACTGAAAATGAAGTTTATTGAGAATATTCTTGTTTTAGAAATACTCAATtcttatgaatttttttcctgtttttttttgtacacctGGTATAATATGTAAAGGACTTCCTTGAAATGTTGATTTTGTTCTCTTGAATTCCATAGATTGATGGGGTCGTGTTTGACTGtgatccccattttgtgatgGTTGCTCTTTTTGATTATATACTTCTTTATGTGGAGTTGCGGCTTTATCAGTGTTAATTGCAGGAATATCTATAGAAAGATGATAAagaagaattatatttttccttagCATTTGTTCCCTTAACACTTTCAagcatataaatgtattatagTATTCATAGTAATTCATTACAAAGTAAAATGTTATATGTCATTACCATTTCTAGTGATCTTATTACCTGAAAATAGTTCAGGATCTGGATTATCAACATCAATTGCTTTTTTATCAAGGGTATCTCCGCCACGAGTTTTATCGACGGAAACTTCAGTAGCTTCATCATCAACATTTGGAATAGCACTTGCTGCAACTCTAGAAGTTTCTTGAACAGTAATTTCACTATTAGGTTCTCTCACAGCAATAGCTTCACTACCATGTTCTTTTCCATCTGCAGCAGTATTAGTAGCAACTTTATCATTATCTCTTTTAAGAATTGCATCTGAAACACTATGAGCTGTATCAGCAGGAGAAAcattatgaaaattttcaatGTTAATAcctttattatatacaattgTTCCAGAAACATTTGGATCACGAAGAGCACGTATATCAACATCTTGTTTAACATGTGGAGGATTTTGTTGATCGCTTTTAACAAACATCTTTTCTTGAGAACACTTACCTTCACCAGGTTGTCCAGAAGAGACACTTTGTGAAGGAATAGGAATTGTACAAGTATCTGATGCACTAGCTGAAGAAGGAACTGAGAGCGATATGGGGTGTGTCTGGGTATCTTCATGTCCAGTTATTCTAGAATGAGTATTAACTTTTGGTTCAGGAGTTTCAGTATCAGACCCAGCAGAACTGCCAGGGTGTGTAAAGCTGTGTTTAGCCGgtataataacatttttcttttgtaaTTCTGCTGTAGCTTCAGGATTTAGATTTTTCTCAAGCGCTTTTGGTCCTTCTGAACCTCTTATTTCAGAGGATGCTCTCTGAATTTCTGGTTTGGCTTTACTGTCTTTTTGTAATTGTGTTTCTCTTCCTGTTACACATCCCCCATTATTACAGGAATATAATTGGGGCTTTCCTGCTGCAACAGATTTTCTAGCATTAGGTGCGTGATTATCACTGCATTTAGACAAATCCGGGCACTGTATTATAAAAacctttattttatcattagtTTCAATTAATCTATTTGGGAATGACTTATTATCGCAATAGctatataattcattttttttttgatatataagattttttattatgtcgcactctttgcaaaattttttttttgttctgctACGAAAATCATCAATTTTCCTTTCAATTTCAGTTTTAAATGTATTGTAATTATCTATGCATCTAAACTCTCTAaatctttttgcaaaatcaGTACCACTACTAGACATTCGAGGTCTTCCtgacattatttttatattatgtagtATTTCCTTGTTCTTcgtttaaataaataacgtTGTAATATAATTTCTGTATAAGCGTAGACACATTTGCTACATcgtatttaaatatttcttattatGACTTCAGATTATAAATATTCGGCACGTATAAATAGCTATAATAATagatattataattatatgtatcaTAACGTATAAATAGTATGACTTAAAAATTagcatattaataatttatataataaaatttgaatataaataattattataacagTAACTGTAAAATAATTGAGATGGGTAATATAGGTTTAAAGTGTTTTGCCACAGTTTTTTGTAATAAacaaatgtattataaatgGCGATATAATCCAAGAAGTCTGGAAATtaattaatgataaaataagaataaataatttttatataattcacGAAAACAAATAGAATGGTGAATGGTATATAGTTTCTTCAAAttagcataaaaaatgacatatCACTTGTTCTGGAAGatgttatttaaatatatgtatatatattcttttattttaatactaaaacaaatgtgtttattattatctaTATTAGCTTTTATTGCTCGGTTATTGAGTAATAGATTATTCGTAAAAGCTTGTGCAGTTCTATATCATTTCCAAATAAAACTTTTAGTCGTTATGCATGGTGCTGCTGTTGTTAATACTCCTatttgctttttaattttgcagtgttacacataaaaatataacgaaTAATTTGTGAACTACAAGGTTTACTTCATTATTGCGAAAATGACTTGCCTATTAAAGGGtctattttaataattaaaacgaATTCCACAATTGTAATGCTTCAAAATTAAcagtttatatttttcttatatgtAAAAGTTATACTAAAATTGTAGaacttttttattccatACATGTTTACTTAAgttcacatatttttgcaatcATTGCAAACGTTTTAATAAAGGAACCTttctattattatacaatatagtttaaaaaatatataacactGACTATTGAAGTAAATATTTAAGTTTATCGTacatgttttaaaaaagtttagCATATATGAGAGTAAAAAACAGTGATATTTTAAGTGataaaaggaagagaaaaattactAAATAGGGTCAAATATTCCTATGGAAACATACAACATTGattaaacataaataaatatacataaactaaaaaatacaaagaaGTGTGAATgcttatatacataattttgttcaacaTTTTGTGCggataaatattcatattgtGGCATAGAAATTTAGaattctttgctttttttctgctattTTTCTTCGAACTTTTTGTATGAAGAAACACCTTAGAATCACTAAAAAGTAGTATtttagtgtaaaaaaattgaaagttCAGAAGCATTAAttatgtaacattttttagatACCAATTTTGCAAGAAAGTgtatttttaggaaaatttttataatatgctATAAGGCATATTTTATAGAATTTAAGTGTAAATTAAATAAGTACCTCTTATAATTCGTAAAAAGAACagcaaagagaaaaataaaaaaatgatacttttgaaacgaaaaaggcaTTGTTAtcgtcatttatttttataaaattaaataaatatttaattgcGTAAAAAGAGTATTTTCATGTAGACaacttttattaaataaatgggGTTCAATTAACATAATAGCTTCAATGCAAATTGTAGTTTGATATTGTGACGATTTGATATTATATGTTCTATTTCCCATGGCAATGCGCATTTactatattttgttttaatgcATCAaaacttccaaaaaaataatttgttgtACAATATTATGCTTTGTatggaattatttttttttctattttccgTGAATATTATGCCTGAGGAAGGTAAATTTTGTATGATCATAGTAGGATGCAATAATAGCTTGATCAAAAACGAAAATATGGGAACATattaaattagaaaaaacgtattattttaaaaattaatatagaGTAATGAGAAGTATATCAATAGATCAAGCGTTTTAGTGTTTCCTATGTCCATATATATCTAATTATGAGTCTCATAATTACATAGAGTTAATACATGATATATCAAGATGGCACTTTCACCAGAGAAAAATTGGGTATTCTTTTACATTATAACTTGCTTATTATCTGTACATTATATGCTATTATAaatcttataaaatatattctatttaatggaaatatatgtatacattatACTGCTTACTTTTGCAACACAAATCACAGGTTGAAGTATTGCAAAACTTACcgtcatataaaaaatatgaaaattttgataatgTAGACAttgcaaatgaaaaaagtagTCATTGTAATGACCTAGGAAGTACAGATGAAGGGGATAAAAAGCTTTGTAAGAAGATAGTACAAAATTTAAGCCAATTATCTGCATTAAAGGATGATGAGAATCTTAAAAATAGTTGTTATTACTTTCAACATTGGTTCTTTGATAATATagcgaaaaaatattataatggaAATGAAAGAGGTAATAATTACCCTGTTGCTGGgaaactttttaatatagtATCAACAATTACTTCAGTATTACCTAAAATGGAACCATGCAAATGTTATGAATCTGGTTCTCCTGATGTTTGGAAAGaagagaaatattttcacgactattttgaaaatcaCAAAGACATTCAATGCAAAAATTCTGACAAACAGAGATGCGAAAAATATGTGCAATTTGTTACTTATATTAAAAGTCTATTCCCCCCCAAAGAAGATAAATGTTGTGATGAAGAAGAGTTATGGGATGAAGGGTATTGTCATCATTATTTCAAATGTGAAAGTACCTACAATCCGAAAgatttattaacaaaattacaaaaagaaCTTGAGTtagcagaaaaaagaacagaGGCGCCACGTGAAGGAGGTGCACGTGCAGTAGAAGCTGGTAAAGCGTTAGGaagtggaggggaagaacgAGAAAAGAAGACACATGAAGATGAAGTAAGTGCAGAAGCAACGGGAAAGGAATCAAAAGAAAAGTTAGTAGCTGGAGAAGTACCTaaggaaaaaggagcagaTTCCCCAGCACAATCTGCAccggaaaaaaatgtagcagtAAAATCAACAGTACCCGAATCTGTAGGGTTGAAACCTGGTGGATTAGAATCtagagaagaaaaagctaAACCAGCAAAACCCGTAGCGGCAAAACCTGCAACGGCAATGCCAACACCGCCAGAACTTGCACCTGTGAAACCTGCACCTGCAAAACCCGTAGCAGCAAAGGTAACACCGGAAGAACCTGTACAGAAAGTACCTGAACCAAAAGTATCTGTACCGCCAGAACCTGAGCGGAAAGTATCTCCACCGGAAGTACCTGAACAGGAAGTTGTTGAAACGGTAGATACTTTGGAACACGAAGAAACTATGAGTCCCCGGCAAATGGAGAGTGCTGAACAGAGTGTTCATGAAGTATCATCTTATACTACAGAGCTTGCTAACAACGTAGTTCCTCTAACAATTGCAGATTCCACTAATACATTAGGGACTACACATGAAGAGCTggattcaaatttttttcgtaacgTCATCATGGCCATTGCAGTACTTGGAacgattttcttccttttctactaCAACAGGGTAATTGCACATCATACTTTATGACATATGAATATTGTGCTATTATCTGTaatgtgtttttattttaattgagTTTTACAaagttaacatatttttatacctCTTACATGTTCATTTATGTGTCAGTCTTCAAGACTGGAATCAagtttacgcaaaaaaaaacgcaaaaagggaaagatatttgagcataattactacgaagagtatgaaaaagagTTAGAAATGTATGGTTCTGAGGAAACGTTTTTAGATTCTGAAACGGATCGattatatttgaattatcatCCTGATCAAGAATCATATTACTAATTAGGCATATAAGGTGAAGACTTATATAATAGTTATTATAATAGGAAATAATAGTGAAAACTATTtcgtatttattattattagacATAGTAAAACGAAAACGATGATATACATAGAATTGTACTAGTTCTTATGCAATTTAATAATCATCCAAATGTTTTACCTATCACGAGAATATTTAGAAGATATTAAATTTAGCTAATGATACAAATGTTTAgagattatattttta from Plasmodium vivax chromosome 4, whole genome shotgun sequence includes:
- a CDS encoding hypothetical protein (encoded by transcript PVX_106215A), which translates into the protein MSGRPRMSSSGTDFAKRFREFRCIDNYNTFKTEIERKIDDFRSRTKKKFCKECDIIKNLIYQKKNELYSYCDNKSFPNRLIETNDKIKVFIIQCPDLSKCSDNHAPNARKSVAAGKPQLYSCNNGGCVTGRETQLQKDSKAKPEIQRASSEIRGSEGPKALEKNLNPEATAELQKKNVIIPAKHSFTHPGSSAGSDTETPEPKVNTHSRITGHEDTQTHPISLSVPSSAMSLLDNLVKVSVLKKRCLLKAINKILHMLNKMLIYVLFVIQMFLEQLYIIKVLTLKIFIMFLLLIQLIVFQMQFLKEIMIKLLLILLQMEKNMVVKLLL
- a CDS encoding variable surface protein Vir12, putative (encoded by transcript PVX_106220A) — protein: MYTLYCLLLQHKSQVEVLQNLPSYKKYENFDNVDIANEKSSHCNDLGSTDEGDKKLCKKIVQNLSQLSALKDDENLKNSCYYFQHWFFDNIAKKYYNGNERGNNYPVAGKLFNIVSTITSVLPKMEPCKCYESGSPDVWKEEKYFHDYFENHKDIQCKNSDKQRCEKYVQFVTYIKSLFPPKEDKCCDEEELWDEGYCHHYFKCESTYNPKDLLTKLQKELELAEKRTEAPREGGARAVEAGKALGSGGEEREKKTHEDEVSAEATGKESKEKLVAGEVPKEKGADSPAQSAPEKNVAVKSTVPESVGLKPGGLESREEKAKPAKPVAAKPATAMPTPPELAPVKPAPAKPVAAKVTPEEPVQKVPEPKVSVPPEPERKVSPPEVPEQEVVETVDTLEHEETMSPRQMESAEQSVHEVSSYTTELANNVVPLTIADSTNTLGTTHEELDSNFFRNVIMAIAVLGTIFFLFYYNRVIAHHTL